One window of the Benincasa hispida cultivar B227 chromosome 3, ASM972705v1, whole genome shotgun sequence genome contains the following:
- the LOC120073772 gene encoding calmodulin-binding transcription activator 3-like isoform X1, with protein MADSRKYVPFQHLDLLQILQEAQNRWLRPAEICEILRNYRKFQLAPDPPVRPPAGSLFLFDRKALRYFRKDGHRWRKKKDGKTVKEAHEKLKAGSVDVLHCYYAHGEDNENFQRRSYWMLDGQLEHIVLVHYREVKEGCKSGISRVSVGPGLQAEGCLGGSTPVFLQETSLVGSAQTSRPLNLSQTVHSGNGIADSSARNDFGVSSHVHQVFKSSIPPASFPAGDVSEKSVLQWSRGGTLLIGDQGSYLPRGSSDLYGQEIAIIQSATTDSITHKLTDTRLASRGLVKNMVNSESGLITDAKVPAVKAVYQRIVQVEKTSNDNLDLEGFGELRKLDSFGRWMDKEIGRHCDDTLMTLDSGNYWCGLNAGNDEKDVSSLSHHMQLDVDSLGPSLSQEQLFSISDFSPDWTYSGNVTKVLIVGSFLGSKKPSVETQWGCMFGEVEVSAEVLTNNVLRCQTPPLHALGRIPFYVTCCNRLACSEVREFEYREKPPTLSVPNATKCAPEDEVWFQMRLIRLLNLGLEAKWSNCSIKKCEKCQIIDLINSSRSDIAKWRMTEGIPNPLKSDGMNHRNFMIQTLLEDKLCEWLACKVHDGTTGTHVLDDEGLGVIHLAAALGYAWAIGPILASGLSPNFRDSNGRTALHWASYYGREETVTTLVRLGTSPGAVDDPTSGFPQGKTAADLASSRGYKGIAGYLAEADLTERLCTLTDGENFKDNVKENVDNDETIQTADVVPSQLADDELLSLKGSLAAVRKSVHAVALIHTAFRARSFRHKQLMESDKGMIHEDSADLVALGILNKAEKIHYEDYLHVAAVRIQQNYRGWKGRREFLKIRNRIVKIQAHVRGYQVRKQYRKVIWSVSIVEKAILRWRRKRVGLRGFKAEGATGEVVTPHPKVEKSDEYEFLRIGRQLKYADVEKALSRVKSMARSPEARHQYMRMVANFNKFKINNEETSASNQGGSLQEIHKEKHLPSFAT; from the exons ATGGCCGACTCCAGGAAATATGTTCCCTTTCAGCATTTAG ATTTACTACAAATACTACAAGAAGCACAGAATCGGTGGCTTCGGCCAGCTGAAATATGTGAAATTCTTCGAAACTACAGAAAGTTTCAATTAGCACCAGATCCTCCAGTTCGGCCTCCAG CTGGATCCTTGTTCCTTTTTGATCGCAAAGCACTTAGATATTTTCGTAAAGATGGTCAtagatggaggaagaagaaagatggaaaaACTGTCAAAGAAGCACATGAAAAGCTGAAG GCTGGAAGCGTGGATGTTCTACATTGTTACTATGCACATGGTGAGGACAATGAGAACTTCCAGCGAAGAAGTTATTGGATGCTTGATGG GCAATTGGAGCATATTGTCCTCGTGCATTACAGAGAAGTAAAGGAG GGATGCAAATCTGGCATCTCTCGTGTGTCAGTTGGTCCAGGGTTGCAGGCTGAAGGTTGTCTAGGTGGTTCAACACCCGTCTTTTTGCAGGAAACATCACTTGTTGGCTCAGCTCAGACTTCACGTCCTTTAAATCTTAGTCAAACAGTGCACTCAGGAAATGGGATTGCGGATTCCAGTGCTAGGAATGACTTTGGAGTCTCTTCTCATGTTCATCAAGTTTTTAAATCCAGCATTCCTCCTGCATCTTTCCCTGCAGGTGATGTTTCAG AAAAGAGTGTGCTTCAGTGGTCAAGGGGTGGAACTCTTCTTATTGGCGACCAGGGTTCGTATCTTCCGAGAG GATCATCTGATTTATATGGACAAGAAATCGCGATTATTCAATCTGCCACAACTGATTCCATTACGCATAAGTTAACAGATACTAGATTGGCTTCTAGGGGCTTAGTAAAAAATATGGTGAATAGTGAAAGTGGCTTGATTACTGATGCAAAAGTACCTGCCGTAAAAGCAGTCTATCAGAGAATTGTTCAG GTAGAAAAGACGTCCAATGATAATTTGGACCTTGAAGGTTTTGGAGAACTCAGAAAACTTGACAGTTTTGGCAGATGGATGGATAAGGAAATTGGAAGACATTGTGATGATACTTTGATGACTTTGGACTCTGGTAACTATTGGTGTGGACTGAATGCTGGAAATGATGAGAAGGATGTATCCAGTTTATCACATCACATGCAGCTGGATGTTGATTCACTTGGGCCTTCTCTTTCCCAAGAACAGTTATTCAGTATTTCCGATTTTTCCCCAGATTGGACATATTCTGGTAATGTAACAAAG GTCCTAATAGTTGGCTCGTTTTTGGGAAGCAAAAAACCTTCTGTAGAAACTCAGTGGGGATGCATGTTTGGTGAAGTTGAGGTTTCTGCAGAAGTTCTGACGAACAATGTGCTTCGATGCCAAACTCCTCCTTTGCATGCTCTTGGGCGTATCCCCTTCTACGTGACGTGCTGTAATAGGCTAGCCTGCAGTGAGGTGAGAGAGTTTGAATATCGTGAGAAGCCACCAACCCTTTCAGTACCTAATGCTACCAAGTGTGCACCAGAGGACGAAGTATGGTTTCAAATGCGTCTGATAAGGTTATTGAATTTAGGTTTAGAGGCAAAGTGGTCGAATTGCTCTATTAAAAAATGTGAGAAATGCCAAATCATAGATTTGATAAATTCATCCAGAAGTGATATTGCAAAATGGAGAATGACAGAAGGGATTCCTAATCCATTAAAAAGTGACGGAATGAACCATAGGAATTTTATGATCCAAACTTTACTGGAGGACAAACTTTGCGAGTGGCTAGCTTGCAAGGTGCACGATGGAACTACGGGAACACATGTTTTGGATGATGAGGGCCTAGGTGTCATACATTTGGCAGCTGCTCTTGGCTACGCGTGGGCCATAGGACCAATACTTGCTTCTGGGCTCAGTCCAAACTTCAGAGATTCAAATGGAAGAACAGCTCTTCACTGGGCATCTTACTATGGGAG GGAAGAGACCGTTACTACACTGGTTAGGTTAGGCACTTCTCCGGGTGCCGTGGATGACCCAACTTCAGGATTTCCACAAGGAAAAACTGCCGCTGATTTGGCATCAAGTAGAGGGTATAAGGGTATTGCTGGATATTTGGCTGAAGCTGATCTGACAGAACGTTTGTGTACCTTGACTGATGGTGAAAATTTTAAGGACAACGTCAAAGAAAATGTTGACAATGATGAGACTATTCAGACTGCAGATGTTGTACCCTCACAATTGGCAGACGATGAACTACTTTCCCTTAAAGGCTCTCTCGCTGCTGTCAGGAAGTCTGTTCACGCTGTTGCCTTAATACATACTGCTTTCCGTGCCCGTTCATTTCGTCATAAACAGTTAATGGAAAGTGACAAGGGGATGATACATGAAGATTCAGCTGACTTGGTAGCTCTTGGCATTTTAAACAAGGCTGAAAAAATTCACTATGAGGATTATTTACACGTTGCAGCTGTGAGAATACAACAAAATTATCGTGGCTGGAAGGGAAGAAGAGAATTTTTGAAGATAAGAAACCGAATCGTAAAAATCCAG GCTCATGTGAGAGGATATCAAGTTCGTAAACAATATAGAAAGGTCATTTGGTCTGTTAGTATTGTAGAAAAGGCAATTCTACGCTGGAGGCGGAAGAGAGTTGGTCTGCGAGGGTTCAAGGCTGAAGGGGCAACTGGGGAAGTTGTTACCCCACATCCAAAGGTGGAGAAAAGTGATGAATACGAGTTTCTACGAATCGGCCGCCAGCTTAAATATGCTGATGTCGAAAAGGCTCTATCCAGAGTCAAGTCCATGGCTCGTTCTCCAGAGGCTCGGCATCAATATATGAGAATGGTAGCAAACTTCAACAAATTTAAG
- the LOC120073772 gene encoding calmodulin-binding transcription activator 3-like isoform X2, with protein sequence MADSRKYVPFQHLDLLQILQEAQNRWLRPAEICEILRNYRKFQLAPDPPVRPPAGSLFLFDRKALRYFRKDGHRWRKKKDGKTVKEAHEKLKAGSVDVLHCYYAHGEDNENFQRRSYWMLDGQLEHIVLVHYREVKEGCKSGISRVSVGPGLQAEGCLGGSTPVFLQETSLVGSAQTSRPLNLSQTVHSGNGIADSSARNDFGVSSHVHQVFKSSIPPASFPAGDVSGAGSSDLYGQEIAIIQSATTDSITHKLTDTRLASRGLVKNMVNSESGLITDAKVPAVKAVYQRIVQVEKTSNDNLDLEGFGELRKLDSFGRWMDKEIGRHCDDTLMTLDSGNYWCGLNAGNDEKDVSSLSHHMQLDVDSLGPSLSQEQLFSISDFSPDWTYSGNVTKVLIVGSFLGSKKPSVETQWGCMFGEVEVSAEVLTNNVLRCQTPPLHALGRIPFYVTCCNRLACSEVREFEYREKPPTLSVPNATKCAPEDEVWFQMRLIRLLNLGLEAKWSNCSIKKCEKCQIIDLINSSRSDIAKWRMTEGIPNPLKSDGMNHRNFMIQTLLEDKLCEWLACKVHDGTTGTHVLDDEGLGVIHLAAALGYAWAIGPILASGLSPNFRDSNGRTALHWASYYGREETVTTLVRLGTSPGAVDDPTSGFPQGKTAADLASSRGYKGIAGYLAEADLTERLCTLTDGENFKDNVKENVDNDETIQTADVVPSQLADDELLSLKGSLAAVRKSVHAVALIHTAFRARSFRHKQLMESDKGMIHEDSADLVALGILNKAEKIHYEDYLHVAAVRIQQNYRGWKGRREFLKIRNRIVKIQAHVRGYQVRKQYRKVIWSVSIVEKAILRWRRKRVGLRGFKAEGATGEVVTPHPKVEKSDEYEFLRIGRQLKYADVEKALSRVKSMARSPEARHQYMRMVANFNKFKINNEETSASNQGGSLQEIHKEKHLPSFAT encoded by the exons ATGGCCGACTCCAGGAAATATGTTCCCTTTCAGCATTTAG ATTTACTACAAATACTACAAGAAGCACAGAATCGGTGGCTTCGGCCAGCTGAAATATGTGAAATTCTTCGAAACTACAGAAAGTTTCAATTAGCACCAGATCCTCCAGTTCGGCCTCCAG CTGGATCCTTGTTCCTTTTTGATCGCAAAGCACTTAGATATTTTCGTAAAGATGGTCAtagatggaggaagaagaaagatggaaaaACTGTCAAAGAAGCACATGAAAAGCTGAAG GCTGGAAGCGTGGATGTTCTACATTGTTACTATGCACATGGTGAGGACAATGAGAACTTCCAGCGAAGAAGTTATTGGATGCTTGATGG GCAATTGGAGCATATTGTCCTCGTGCATTACAGAGAAGTAAAGGAG GGATGCAAATCTGGCATCTCTCGTGTGTCAGTTGGTCCAGGGTTGCAGGCTGAAGGTTGTCTAGGTGGTTCAACACCCGTCTTTTTGCAGGAAACATCACTTGTTGGCTCAGCTCAGACTTCACGTCCTTTAAATCTTAGTCAAACAGTGCACTCAGGAAATGGGATTGCGGATTCCAGTGCTAGGAATGACTTTGGAGTCTCTTCTCATGTTCATCAAGTTTTTAAATCCAGCATTCCTCCTGCATCTTTCCCTGCAGGTGATGTTTCAG GTGCAGGATCATCTGATTTATATGGACAAGAAATCGCGATTATTCAATCTGCCACAACTGATTCCATTACGCATAAGTTAACAGATACTAGATTGGCTTCTAGGGGCTTAGTAAAAAATATGGTGAATAGTGAAAGTGGCTTGATTACTGATGCAAAAGTACCTGCCGTAAAAGCAGTCTATCAGAGAATTGTTCAG GTAGAAAAGACGTCCAATGATAATTTGGACCTTGAAGGTTTTGGAGAACTCAGAAAACTTGACAGTTTTGGCAGATGGATGGATAAGGAAATTGGAAGACATTGTGATGATACTTTGATGACTTTGGACTCTGGTAACTATTGGTGTGGACTGAATGCTGGAAATGATGAGAAGGATGTATCCAGTTTATCACATCACATGCAGCTGGATGTTGATTCACTTGGGCCTTCTCTTTCCCAAGAACAGTTATTCAGTATTTCCGATTTTTCCCCAGATTGGACATATTCTGGTAATGTAACAAAG GTCCTAATAGTTGGCTCGTTTTTGGGAAGCAAAAAACCTTCTGTAGAAACTCAGTGGGGATGCATGTTTGGTGAAGTTGAGGTTTCTGCAGAAGTTCTGACGAACAATGTGCTTCGATGCCAAACTCCTCCTTTGCATGCTCTTGGGCGTATCCCCTTCTACGTGACGTGCTGTAATAGGCTAGCCTGCAGTGAGGTGAGAGAGTTTGAATATCGTGAGAAGCCACCAACCCTTTCAGTACCTAATGCTACCAAGTGTGCACCAGAGGACGAAGTATGGTTTCAAATGCGTCTGATAAGGTTATTGAATTTAGGTTTAGAGGCAAAGTGGTCGAATTGCTCTATTAAAAAATGTGAGAAATGCCAAATCATAGATTTGATAAATTCATCCAGAAGTGATATTGCAAAATGGAGAATGACAGAAGGGATTCCTAATCCATTAAAAAGTGACGGAATGAACCATAGGAATTTTATGATCCAAACTTTACTGGAGGACAAACTTTGCGAGTGGCTAGCTTGCAAGGTGCACGATGGAACTACGGGAACACATGTTTTGGATGATGAGGGCCTAGGTGTCATACATTTGGCAGCTGCTCTTGGCTACGCGTGGGCCATAGGACCAATACTTGCTTCTGGGCTCAGTCCAAACTTCAGAGATTCAAATGGAAGAACAGCTCTTCACTGGGCATCTTACTATGGGAG GGAAGAGACCGTTACTACACTGGTTAGGTTAGGCACTTCTCCGGGTGCCGTGGATGACCCAACTTCAGGATTTCCACAAGGAAAAACTGCCGCTGATTTGGCATCAAGTAGAGGGTATAAGGGTATTGCTGGATATTTGGCTGAAGCTGATCTGACAGAACGTTTGTGTACCTTGACTGATGGTGAAAATTTTAAGGACAACGTCAAAGAAAATGTTGACAATGATGAGACTATTCAGACTGCAGATGTTGTACCCTCACAATTGGCAGACGATGAACTACTTTCCCTTAAAGGCTCTCTCGCTGCTGTCAGGAAGTCTGTTCACGCTGTTGCCTTAATACATACTGCTTTCCGTGCCCGTTCATTTCGTCATAAACAGTTAATGGAAAGTGACAAGGGGATGATACATGAAGATTCAGCTGACTTGGTAGCTCTTGGCATTTTAAACAAGGCTGAAAAAATTCACTATGAGGATTATTTACACGTTGCAGCTGTGAGAATACAACAAAATTATCGTGGCTGGAAGGGAAGAAGAGAATTTTTGAAGATAAGAAACCGAATCGTAAAAATCCAG GCTCATGTGAGAGGATATCAAGTTCGTAAACAATATAGAAAGGTCATTTGGTCTGTTAGTATTGTAGAAAAGGCAATTCTACGCTGGAGGCGGAAGAGAGTTGGTCTGCGAGGGTTCAAGGCTGAAGGGGCAACTGGGGAAGTTGTTACCCCACATCCAAAGGTGGAGAAAAGTGATGAATACGAGTTTCTACGAATCGGCCGCCAGCTTAAATATGCTGATGTCGAAAAGGCTCTATCCAGAGTCAAGTCCATGGCTCGTTCTCCAGAGGCTCGGCATCAATATATGAGAATGGTAGCAAACTTCAACAAATTTAAG
- the LOC120073772 gene encoding calmodulin-binding transcription activator 3-like isoform X3, giving the protein MADSRKYVPFQHLDLLQILQEAQNRWLRPAEICEILRNYRKFQLAPDPPVRPPAGSLFLFDRKALRYFRKDGHRWRKKKDGKTVKEAHEKLKAGSVDVLHCYYAHGEDNENFQRRSYWMLDGQLEHIVLVHYREVKEGCKSGISRVSVGPGLQAEGCLGGSTPVFLQETSLVGSAQTSRPLNLSQTVHSGNGIADSSARNDFGVSSHVHQVFKSSIPPASFPAGDVSGSSDLYGQEIAIIQSATTDSITHKLTDTRLASRGLVKNMVNSESGLITDAKVPAVKAVYQRIVQVEKTSNDNLDLEGFGELRKLDSFGRWMDKEIGRHCDDTLMTLDSGNYWCGLNAGNDEKDVSSLSHHMQLDVDSLGPSLSQEQLFSISDFSPDWTYSGNVTKVLIVGSFLGSKKPSVETQWGCMFGEVEVSAEVLTNNVLRCQTPPLHALGRIPFYVTCCNRLACSEVREFEYREKPPTLSVPNATKCAPEDEVWFQMRLIRLLNLGLEAKWSNCSIKKCEKCQIIDLINSSRSDIAKWRMTEGIPNPLKSDGMNHRNFMIQTLLEDKLCEWLACKVHDGTTGTHVLDDEGLGVIHLAAALGYAWAIGPILASGLSPNFRDSNGRTALHWASYYGREETVTTLVRLGTSPGAVDDPTSGFPQGKTAADLASSRGYKGIAGYLAEADLTERLCTLTDGENFKDNVKENVDNDETIQTADVVPSQLADDELLSLKGSLAAVRKSVHAVALIHTAFRARSFRHKQLMESDKGMIHEDSADLVALGILNKAEKIHYEDYLHVAAVRIQQNYRGWKGRREFLKIRNRIVKIQAHVRGYQVRKQYRKVIWSVSIVEKAILRWRRKRVGLRGFKAEGATGEVVTPHPKVEKSDEYEFLRIGRQLKYADVEKALSRVKSMARSPEARHQYMRMVANFNKFKINNEETSASNQGGSLQEIHKEKHLPSFAT; this is encoded by the exons ATGGCCGACTCCAGGAAATATGTTCCCTTTCAGCATTTAG ATTTACTACAAATACTACAAGAAGCACAGAATCGGTGGCTTCGGCCAGCTGAAATATGTGAAATTCTTCGAAACTACAGAAAGTTTCAATTAGCACCAGATCCTCCAGTTCGGCCTCCAG CTGGATCCTTGTTCCTTTTTGATCGCAAAGCACTTAGATATTTTCGTAAAGATGGTCAtagatggaggaagaagaaagatggaaaaACTGTCAAAGAAGCACATGAAAAGCTGAAG GCTGGAAGCGTGGATGTTCTACATTGTTACTATGCACATGGTGAGGACAATGAGAACTTCCAGCGAAGAAGTTATTGGATGCTTGATGG GCAATTGGAGCATATTGTCCTCGTGCATTACAGAGAAGTAAAGGAG GGATGCAAATCTGGCATCTCTCGTGTGTCAGTTGGTCCAGGGTTGCAGGCTGAAGGTTGTCTAGGTGGTTCAACACCCGTCTTTTTGCAGGAAACATCACTTGTTGGCTCAGCTCAGACTTCACGTCCTTTAAATCTTAGTCAAACAGTGCACTCAGGAAATGGGATTGCGGATTCCAGTGCTAGGAATGACTTTGGAGTCTCTTCTCATGTTCATCAAGTTTTTAAATCCAGCATTCCTCCTGCATCTTTCCCTGCAGGTGATGTTTCAG GATCATCTGATTTATATGGACAAGAAATCGCGATTATTCAATCTGCCACAACTGATTCCATTACGCATAAGTTAACAGATACTAGATTGGCTTCTAGGGGCTTAGTAAAAAATATGGTGAATAGTGAAAGTGGCTTGATTACTGATGCAAAAGTACCTGCCGTAAAAGCAGTCTATCAGAGAATTGTTCAG GTAGAAAAGACGTCCAATGATAATTTGGACCTTGAAGGTTTTGGAGAACTCAGAAAACTTGACAGTTTTGGCAGATGGATGGATAAGGAAATTGGAAGACATTGTGATGATACTTTGATGACTTTGGACTCTGGTAACTATTGGTGTGGACTGAATGCTGGAAATGATGAGAAGGATGTATCCAGTTTATCACATCACATGCAGCTGGATGTTGATTCACTTGGGCCTTCTCTTTCCCAAGAACAGTTATTCAGTATTTCCGATTTTTCCCCAGATTGGACATATTCTGGTAATGTAACAAAG GTCCTAATAGTTGGCTCGTTTTTGGGAAGCAAAAAACCTTCTGTAGAAACTCAGTGGGGATGCATGTTTGGTGAAGTTGAGGTTTCTGCAGAAGTTCTGACGAACAATGTGCTTCGATGCCAAACTCCTCCTTTGCATGCTCTTGGGCGTATCCCCTTCTACGTGACGTGCTGTAATAGGCTAGCCTGCAGTGAGGTGAGAGAGTTTGAATATCGTGAGAAGCCACCAACCCTTTCAGTACCTAATGCTACCAAGTGTGCACCAGAGGACGAAGTATGGTTTCAAATGCGTCTGATAAGGTTATTGAATTTAGGTTTAGAGGCAAAGTGGTCGAATTGCTCTATTAAAAAATGTGAGAAATGCCAAATCATAGATTTGATAAATTCATCCAGAAGTGATATTGCAAAATGGAGAATGACAGAAGGGATTCCTAATCCATTAAAAAGTGACGGAATGAACCATAGGAATTTTATGATCCAAACTTTACTGGAGGACAAACTTTGCGAGTGGCTAGCTTGCAAGGTGCACGATGGAACTACGGGAACACATGTTTTGGATGATGAGGGCCTAGGTGTCATACATTTGGCAGCTGCTCTTGGCTACGCGTGGGCCATAGGACCAATACTTGCTTCTGGGCTCAGTCCAAACTTCAGAGATTCAAATGGAAGAACAGCTCTTCACTGGGCATCTTACTATGGGAG GGAAGAGACCGTTACTACACTGGTTAGGTTAGGCACTTCTCCGGGTGCCGTGGATGACCCAACTTCAGGATTTCCACAAGGAAAAACTGCCGCTGATTTGGCATCAAGTAGAGGGTATAAGGGTATTGCTGGATATTTGGCTGAAGCTGATCTGACAGAACGTTTGTGTACCTTGACTGATGGTGAAAATTTTAAGGACAACGTCAAAGAAAATGTTGACAATGATGAGACTATTCAGACTGCAGATGTTGTACCCTCACAATTGGCAGACGATGAACTACTTTCCCTTAAAGGCTCTCTCGCTGCTGTCAGGAAGTCTGTTCACGCTGTTGCCTTAATACATACTGCTTTCCGTGCCCGTTCATTTCGTCATAAACAGTTAATGGAAAGTGACAAGGGGATGATACATGAAGATTCAGCTGACTTGGTAGCTCTTGGCATTTTAAACAAGGCTGAAAAAATTCACTATGAGGATTATTTACACGTTGCAGCTGTGAGAATACAACAAAATTATCGTGGCTGGAAGGGAAGAAGAGAATTTTTGAAGATAAGAAACCGAATCGTAAAAATCCAG GCTCATGTGAGAGGATATCAAGTTCGTAAACAATATAGAAAGGTCATTTGGTCTGTTAGTATTGTAGAAAAGGCAATTCTACGCTGGAGGCGGAAGAGAGTTGGTCTGCGAGGGTTCAAGGCTGAAGGGGCAACTGGGGAAGTTGTTACCCCACATCCAAAGGTGGAGAAAAGTGATGAATACGAGTTTCTACGAATCGGCCGCCAGCTTAAATATGCTGATGTCGAAAAGGCTCTATCCAGAGTCAAGTCCATGGCTCGTTCTCCAGAGGCTCGGCATCAATATATGAGAATGGTAGCAAACTTCAACAAATTTAAG